One genomic region from Oceaniferula flava encodes:
- a CDS encoding GNAT family N-acetyltransferase: MPSTQSISLITSWSEVRQQLAPHWDEILERSAYPSVFQTWDYIDAWMGQAGVAFAPQVIVVEENGEPIAIAPMTLGPMMVMGKPLLRQLTFLGCGGFGLSEYLDFLIPEGREQELLPAIFAELKGATGGQWDVINFPLMRAEAASTSWLREHLTAHMGVRLEPEDRCDSPYLPLPASWDDFMGSRSPSFRKAFKRKWNKLHREHEVKLLEVGVDCSVEDGIEHIVHLHNQRWGEESQAFSDAQFAALHRELAPRLHAAQRLCIILLEIDGEIAAGRYDFVYRGVLWNYQSGWLPKYQKLSPGVVMLGHSLQWAMRHGLKEYDFLIGESAYKASWSSAERQLASLQAFHPQSMRAKAFQVVRALKRMARRN; this comes from the coding sequence ATGCCCTCCACCCAATCCATCTCTCTGATCACTTCCTGGTCAGAAGTTCGCCAACAGCTCGCTCCACACTGGGACGAAATTCTCGAGCGCAGCGCCTACCCAAGCGTTTTCCAAACCTGGGATTATATCGATGCTTGGATGGGTCAGGCCGGTGTGGCTTTCGCTCCGCAAGTCATTGTTGTGGAGGAAAACGGGGAGCCGATCGCGATCGCGCCGATGACGCTGGGGCCGATGATGGTGATGGGAAAACCACTGCTCCGTCAGCTCACCTTCCTCGGTTGCGGTGGTTTTGGTCTCTCCGAGTACTTGGATTTCCTGATCCCCGAGGGGCGCGAGCAGGAACTGCTGCCAGCGATCTTTGCGGAGCTCAAGGGGGCGACCGGCGGGCAGTGGGACGTGATCAATTTCCCCCTGATGCGTGCAGAGGCTGCCAGCACCTCCTGGCTGCGCGAGCACCTGACCGCACACATGGGAGTCAGGCTGGAACCCGAGGACCGCTGCGACTCACCCTACCTGCCACTGCCTGCCAGCTGGGATGATTTTATGGGCTCGCGCTCGCCGAGCTTCCGCAAAGCCTTTAAGCGGAAGTGGAACAAGCTGCACCGGGAGCATGAGGTGAAGCTGCTCGAGGTTGGCGTGGATTGCTCGGTGGAGGATGGCATCGAACACATCGTGCATCTCCATAACCAACGCTGGGGCGAAGAGAGTCAGGCATTTTCAGACGCTCAATTCGCCGCCTTGCATCGCGAGCTGGCCCCACGACTGCATGCTGCGCAGCGATTGTGTATCATCTTGTTAGAAATCGATGGCGAGATCGCAGCCGGCCGCTATGACTTTGTCTATCGCGGTGTGCTGTGGAATTACCAAAGTGGCTGGCTGCCGAAATACCAGAAGCTTTCTCCGGGCGTAGTCATGTTAGGTCACTCCCTGCAATGGGCGATGCGACACGGCCTGAAGGAATATGACTTCCTGATCGGCGAGTCGGCCTACAAGGCATCGTGGTCGTCGGCCGAACGCCAGCTAGCCTCCCTCCAGGCCTTTCACCCACAGAGCATGCGCGCCAAGGCCTTTCAAGTCGTCAGAGCGTTGAAAAGAATGGCCCGACGAAATTGA
- a CDS encoding cation:proton antiporter, producing the protein MDSLLIAVAFVFGLIAQQFRLPPMVGFLIAGFVLQAMGQKGGEGLEVIANLGVTLLLFSIGLKLQVKSLGRPEIWAGTSLHATLVLLLFAPVILGIAALATPDLGMEWQTALLLAFALSFSSTVFAIKSLVENGDLGALHGKAAVGILVMQDIIAVLFLTVSTGKFPSTWSLILVPALIIGRPVLGWIMNRAGHGELLSLCGLMLALVIGAKGFDLVGLKADLGALFIGVMVGWHPRASELKKSLNHVTDLLLVGFFLQVGLEGALTLQALGWGLMALVLLPLKSIGFFFLLTRFHMRARTAWMTSFSLSTYSEFGLIVASLGVAKGWMGTEWLIAVALALSLSFLIAAPLNRRAESLYDPISDWLKRFERPGEHEGDFAAIKGRERVAIFGMGRVGLAAYHTLEHRFPGHIIGFDRSPEKIAIHQEAERNVRLADATDSDFWERVCPNDDLDMVVLAMPSHKAHLHAIETLKRHHYSGVVIVSGKQDYEVQELRDTGVDAAFNLYAQAGVNFANHIYNVFLQQRPDLVASWRAANEVRDS; encoded by the coding sequence ATGGATTCCTTACTTATCGCCGTTGCTTTTGTTTTTGGGTTGATCGCCCAGCAGTTCCGTTTGCCGCCGATGGTGGGCTTTTTGATCGCCGGCTTCGTGCTCCAGGCGATGGGGCAAAAAGGCGGCGAGGGACTGGAAGTCATCGCCAACCTCGGGGTGACACTTTTACTTTTCAGCATCGGTTTGAAGCTGCAGGTTAAGTCGCTTGGCCGACCGGAAATCTGGGCGGGCACGAGTCTACATGCCACGCTGGTCCTGCTGCTTTTTGCCCCGGTGATTCTCGGCATCGCGGCACTGGCCACGCCGGACTTGGGCATGGAATGGCAGACCGCCCTGCTGCTCGCCTTCGCGCTGAGTTTTTCCAGCACCGTCTTTGCCATCAAATCCCTGGTGGAAAATGGCGACCTCGGTGCGCTGCATGGCAAGGCCGCGGTGGGGATCCTGGTGATGCAAGATATCATCGCGGTGCTGTTCTTGACCGTCTCCACCGGCAAGTTCCCCAGCACCTGGAGCCTGATCCTCGTGCCTGCGTTGATTATCGGTCGGCCCGTGTTGGGCTGGATCATGAACCGGGCGGGTCACGGCGAACTGCTGTCACTCTGCGGACTGATGCTCGCCCTGGTCATTGGCGCCAAGGGCTTTGATCTGGTAGGGCTGAAAGCAGACCTCGGCGCGCTGTTCATCGGGGTGATGGTCGGCTGGCATCCGCGGGCCAGCGAGCTCAAGAAGTCGCTGAACCACGTCACCGATCTATTATTAGTCGGCTTCTTCCTGCAAGTCGGCCTCGAGGGGGCGCTCACCTTGCAGGCGCTCGGCTGGGGGCTGATGGCGCTGGTGCTGTTGCCTCTGAAAAGCATCGGCTTCTTTTTCCTGCTGACCCGGTTTCACATGCGCGCACGCACGGCGTGGATGACCTCGTTTTCACTTTCCACCTACAGCGAGTTCGGCCTGATCGTCGCCTCGCTCGGTGTCGCCAAGGGGTGGATGGGAACCGAGTGGCTAATCGCCGTGGCCCTTGCTCTCTCCCTCAGTTTCCTCATCGCCGCACCCCTGAACCGACGCGCCGAGAGCCTCTACGATCCCATCAGCGATTGGCTGAAACGCTTCGAGCGCCCCGGTGAGCACGAGGGCGATTTCGCCGCCATCAAGGGCCGGGAGCGGGTCGCCATCTTTGGCATGGGTCGGGTCGGTCTGGCCGCTTACCACACACTGGAACATCGCTTCCCAGGACACATCATCGGTTTCGACCGCAGCCCGGAAAAAATCGCCATTCACCAAGAAGCCGAGCGCAACGTCCGACTGGCCGATGCCACCGACTCCGATTTCTGGGAACGGGTCTGCCCGAACGATGACCTCGACATGGTGGTGCTGGCGATGCCGTCCCACAAAGCCCACCTCCACGCCATCGAAACCCTCAAACGGCACCATTATTCCGGAGTCGTGATCGTCAGTGGCAAGCAGGACTACGAGGTGCAGGAGTTACGAGACACAGGCGTGGACGCCGCCTTCAACCTCTACGCCCAGGCGGGGGTGAACTTCGCCAATCACATCTACAACGTCTTCCTGCAGCAGCGCCCGGACCTCGTCGCCTCCTGGCGCGCCGCCAACGAAGTCAGGGACAGCTGA
- a CDS encoding thioredoxin family protein has translation MKIQILGTGCAKCKALTSATQAAADRLGLDYELEKITDFMRFADFGVMITPALCVDGQLKVSGKVPSESELEKYLQS, from the coding sequence ATGAAAATACAAATACTCGGCACCGGTTGTGCCAAATGCAAAGCCTTGACCTCCGCCACCCAAGCGGCTGCCGACCGTCTAGGTCTCGACTATGAACTTGAAAAGATCACCGATTTCATGCGCTTCGCCGACTTCGGCGTGATGATCACGCCGGCACTCTGCGTCGATGGCCAACTGAAGGTATCCGGAAAGGTTCCGTCGGAGAGCGAGCTGGAAAAATATCTGCAGTCTTAA
- a CDS encoding permease, with product MKIPTEELKTAGWLVGILSALYFLPVGTPRFDSAVNESLELAKWYAREHVILCLVPAFFIAGAIGAFISQNSVIRYLGGKAKSVVAYSVAAVSGTILAVCSCTVLPLFAGIYRLGAGIGPATAFLYSGPAINALAIILTARVLGWELGLARAICAIVFSVVIGVAMAWLFRKEEAERQSQVAQMPEEEPSRPLWQTASFVGALIGILVFANWGGAGDPGFFGKVYTLKWLITSTFALLLGLMLWRWHACSALKIAVTALATAAAGLIFGKPEAAFLAATAGLAWMTAGRDGEIGEWFDQTWSFAKQIIPLLVGGVLVAGLLLGRPGQEGLIPSEWIASLLGGNSLGANAFASVAGTLMYFATLTEIPVIQGLVGNGMGKGPALALLLAGPALSLPNMLVIRSILGTRKTLSFVALTVVLSTVTGWAFGMLF from the coding sequence ATGAAAATTCCAACAGAAGAGCTTAAAACCGCCGGCTGGTTGGTCGGTATCTTATCGGCATTGTATTTTCTGCCGGTCGGCACCCCGCGCTTTGACAGCGCGGTGAACGAATCGCTTGAGCTCGCCAAGTGGTATGCCCGCGAGCATGTCATCCTCTGTTTGGTTCCTGCTTTTTTCATCGCTGGAGCGATCGGGGCATTCATCAGCCAGAACTCTGTGATCCGCTACCTCGGGGGCAAGGCGAAGTCGGTAGTCGCTTACTCCGTAGCTGCGGTATCAGGCACGATTCTCGCGGTGTGTTCCTGCACGGTGCTACCGCTCTTTGCTGGAATTTATCGTCTTGGGGCTGGCATTGGTCCGGCGACTGCTTTTTTGTATTCCGGTCCGGCGATCAATGCGCTCGCCATCATTCTAACGGCTCGGGTGCTGGGCTGGGAACTGGGGCTCGCTCGTGCCATCTGCGCCATCGTATTTTCCGTGGTGATTGGCGTTGCCATGGCCTGGTTGTTCCGCAAGGAGGAGGCCGAACGTCAGTCGCAGGTGGCCCAAATGCCAGAAGAAGAACCCTCTCGCCCGCTGTGGCAAACGGCGTCTTTTGTAGGCGCACTGATTGGAATTTTAGTCTTTGCCAACTGGGGTGGCGCTGGAGACCCGGGGTTTTTCGGAAAAGTTTACACGCTCAAATGGCTGATCACCTCCACCTTTGCGCTACTGCTGGGGCTGATGCTGTGGCGTTGGCATGCATGTTCGGCGCTGAAGATTGCCGTCACCGCGCTGGCCACAGCCGCCGCTGGCCTCATCTTTGGAAAACCGGAAGCCGCCTTCCTCGCTGCCACGGCTGGGCTGGCATGGATGACGGCCGGACGTGACGGCGAGATTGGCGAATGGTTCGATCAAACCTGGTCGTTTGCGAAACAAATCATCCCTTTACTTGTCGGCGGTGTGCTGGTCGCAGGACTGCTGCTCGGGCGCCCTGGCCAAGAAGGGCTGATTCCATCCGAATGGATTGCTTCCCTGCTCGGCGGCAATTCGCTTGGAGCCAATGCCTTCGCCTCTGTCGCTGGCACCTTGATGTATTTCGCCACCCTCACGGAGATTCCGGTGATCCAAGGCCTGGTGGGGAACGGCATGGGCAAAGGCCCGGCGCTGGCCCTGTTACTGGCCGGGCCTGCCCTGAGTTTGCCAAACATGTTAGTGATTCGCTCCATCCTTGGAACCCGCAAGACCCTCTCATTTGTGGCGCTCACGGTGGTTCTTTCCACGGTCACCGGCTGGGCATTCGGCATGCTTTTTTGA
- a CDS encoding ArsR/SmtB family transcription factor: MELRKRAMVFKALGHPARLAVVERLGRGECCVCEILDGTEFASLSGATLSQHLLVLKNAGVIGAEKRGIKIFYRLLMPCVAQISLCVGDATELQT, translated from the coding sequence ATGGAATTGAGAAAACGAGCGATGGTATTCAAGGCCCTAGGGCATCCGGCACGATTGGCAGTGGTGGAGCGGCTTGGTCGGGGGGAATGCTGCGTGTGCGAGATTCTCGACGGCACCGAGTTCGCGAGCTTGAGTGGCGCGACGCTTTCCCAACATTTGTTAGTGTTGAAAAACGCGGGAGTGATCGGCGCAGAAAAGCGGGGCATCAAGATTTTCTATCGTCTGCTGATGCCCTGCGTGGCGCAGATTTCACTCTGTGTGGGCGATGCAACAGAGCTTCAAACCTAA
- a CDS encoding DUF2891 domain-containing protein — MKIYLILMMMCSSLLAENGMSEKQAEELVELALAGLNREYPNKPGQVMKTAEDVISPREMSPVFFGHFDWHSSVHGHWTLVRMLRHFPKAEWNAKVRAALDAKLTKQGLQKEADRLAEHPSFERMYGWAWALRLGLELRALEDEQGKRWAAAYLPLEQVIVGHAKAYLPKLDWPVRCGFHPESGFPLSQMLDWARGTGDDAFEKLLVSKARQFYGKDSAYPVRYEPSGNDFFSPGLNEADLMRRVLPTAEFRQWLAAFFPNFDLGNLSQPVSVSDLDDGHLVHLVGLNLSRAWTMRGIAGVLDGPEKATLLEAAKKHQEAGLKDTFSGSYEGEHWLGSFAVYLLTGVGQ, encoded by the coding sequence ATGAAAATTTACCTAATCCTAATGATGATGTGTTCAAGTTTACTGGCTGAAAATGGAATGTCTGAGAAGCAGGCTGAAGAATTGGTGGAGCTGGCTTTGGCTGGTTTGAACCGAGAATACCCGAACAAACCAGGCCAGGTGATGAAGACGGCCGAGGATGTGATTTCGCCGCGTGAGATGTCGCCTGTATTTTTCGGACACTTCGACTGGCATTCGTCGGTGCACGGTCACTGGACCTTGGTGCGGATGCTGCGGCACTTTCCCAAGGCGGAATGGAATGCCAAGGTGAGGGCGGCATTGGATGCCAAGCTGACCAAGCAGGGGCTGCAGAAAGAGGCGGACCGACTTGCCGAGCATCCATCGTTCGAGCGCATGTATGGCTGGGCCTGGGCGCTGCGTCTGGGGCTGGAACTGCGTGCACTGGAGGACGAGCAGGGGAAACGATGGGCGGCTGCCTACCTGCCGCTGGAGCAAGTGATCGTGGGGCATGCCAAGGCTTATTTGCCGAAGCTCGACTGGCCGGTGCGCTGCGGTTTTCACCCGGAGTCCGGTTTTCCCCTGAGCCAGATGCTCGATTGGGCACGCGGCACGGGCGACGATGCATTTGAAAAATTGTTAGTTTCCAAAGCGCGCCAATTCTACGGCAAGGACAGCGCCTACCCAGTGCGCTACGAGCCGAGCGGAAACGACTTCTTTTCCCCGGGATTGAACGAAGCGGATCTGATGCGGCGCGTGCTGCCTACCGCTGAATTCCGCCAGTGGTTGGCGGCCTTTTTCCCGAACTTTGATCTGGGAAATCTCAGCCAGCCGGTATCGGTGAGTGACTTGGACGACGGGCACCTGGTGCACCTTGTCGGGCTCAACCTGAGTCGGGCGTGGACCATGCGCGGCATCGCCGGAGTGCTCGATGGACCGGAAAAAGCGACCCTGCTCGAAGCCGCCAAAAAGCACCAGGAAGCCGGCCTGAAAGACACCTTCAGCGGCAGCTACGAAGGCGAGCATTGGTTAGGATCCTTTGCGGTCTACCTGCTGACCGGTGTCGGGCAGTAA
- a CDS encoding nucleoside recognition domain-containing protein codes for MINLTPHSPLASSSRHRAEARKVGSCTSPTCTCVVCGGESVGKTQLLASLTGKLPFPENFRGSTIACETYRDGEIAWTDTPGILRESESSASRSAMAQVVDSDRVMLVARADRAAEELPALLPSIAGKRGFIALTFQDRLDPEHQVQTKELSERLGVPVFLLNARQLQAQQADAIRAVASAPSSTLGRFPESLPAQLDLPAPSKDQRESLLERASSQPLVALLLLFAPAVVSMIYTNRFANWLYDPLATLLEPGLTMVAAWPSLPSALFGGNYGLLAMLPFLILYAVPTILSFSLMLAVYKSSGLIDRISLAVHPWLRPFGIGGRDLVRVVMGFGCKVPAIVSSRSCHSCSRGACVSAISFGSACSYQLPATLAVFAAAGMTGMGVVYLIVLALTTLVYLRFTTPKILRLASNQLILTKPDSLAPPSWRSVLREVASSLKSFVVMAFPVFIVICLAAALLDWLGVLHGLSKLLAPMLAIFHLPGEAAPAVILGSIRKDGIAIGLLDSTSGSLKVALSTPAQVLTTVYLAGVLLPCLVTVFTIIREMRWKFAAKLCARQMAWASGFALIIAWGGALIF; via the coding sequence ATGATCAATCTCACGCCCCATTCACCGCTAGCCTCATCGTCTCGCCATCGTGCCGAGGCACGCAAGGTAGGTTCTTGTACATCTCCCACTTGCACCTGTGTGGTGTGTGGCGGGGAGAGTGTGGGGAAGACTCAGCTTCTGGCCTCACTCACTGGTAAGTTGCCATTCCCTGAAAACTTTCGAGGGTCCACGATTGCCTGTGAGACGTATCGCGATGGAGAGATCGCATGGACCGATACCCCTGGGATTTTGCGTGAGTCCGAGAGCTCGGCGAGTCGATCGGCCATGGCTCAGGTTGTCGACTCCGATCGCGTGATGTTGGTCGCCCGCGCCGACCGCGCCGCCGAAGAGCTCCCGGCGCTGCTGCCGTCCATTGCCGGAAAACGAGGCTTTATCGCACTCACGTTTCAAGACCGCTTGGACCCCGAGCACCAGGTTCAAACCAAGGAACTTTCGGAGCGACTTGGGGTGCCTGTTTTCCTGCTCAATGCGCGCCAGTTACAGGCTCAGCAGGCCGATGCCATCCGCGCCGTCGCTTCCGCGCCCTCGAGCACACTCGGCCGCTTTCCTGAATCACTTCCTGCGCAGCTCGATCTTCCGGCCCCTTCGAAAGATCAACGCGAGAGCCTGCTCGAGCGTGCCAGTTCACAGCCTCTCGTGGCACTTTTGCTGCTCTTCGCTCCAGCGGTCGTTTCGATGATCTATACCAATCGCTTTGCCAACTGGCTCTACGACCCTCTCGCCACTCTGCTAGAGCCTGGGCTCACGATGGTGGCCGCCTGGCCGAGTTTGCCCAGTGCCCTGTTTGGAGGAAACTACGGACTGTTGGCGATGCTGCCGTTTCTCATCCTCTATGCCGTGCCGACCATTCTGAGTTTTTCGCTGATGTTGGCGGTCTACAAGTCGAGTGGCTTGATCGATCGGATCTCGCTGGCCGTGCACCCATGGCTGCGGCCCTTTGGCATTGGCGGGCGTGACCTCGTGCGGGTGGTGATGGGTTTTGGCTGCAAGGTTCCGGCCATTGTTTCCAGTCGGTCATGTCACAGCTGCTCGCGTGGTGCTTGTGTGTCCGCCATTTCCTTCGGCTCGGCCTGTTCCTATCAGCTGCCCGCCACTCTCGCCGTTTTTGCGGCTGCGGGGATGACAGGGATGGGGGTGGTTTACCTCATCGTGCTCGCGCTGACCACCTTGGTTTACTTGCGCTTCACCACGCCAAAGATCCTTCGGTTAGCCAGCAATCAACTCATCCTGACGAAGCCTGACTCGCTCGCGCCACCCTCATGGCGCTCGGTGTTGCGCGAGGTCGCCAGCAGCTTGAAATCCTTTGTCGTCATGGCCTTTCCGGTCTTCATCGTGATCTGCCTTGCCGCCGCGTTGTTGGATTGGCTGGGGGTGCTTCACGGTCTCTCCAAGCTGCTCGCTCCGATGCTCGCCATCTTTCATCTTCCCGGCGAAGCCGCCCCTGCGGTGATTCTCGGATCGATCCGCAAAGACGGTATCGCGATCGGTCTGTTGGATAGCACCAGCGGCTCACTGAAGGTGGCGCTGAGCACGCCGGCGCAAGTGCTCACAACCGTTTACCTCGCCGGAGTTCTCCTACCCTGCCTGGTGACGGTGTTCACCATCATCCGCGAAATGCGTTGGAAATTCGCGGCAAAACTCTGCGCTCGGCAGATGGCCTGGGCCTCCGGTTTTGCCCTCATCATCGCTTGGGGCGGCGCTCTCATTTTTTAA
- a CDS encoding NAD(P)/FAD-dependent oxidoreductase, with the protein MKKHLHITHTRVLIVGAGPAGLGVSLALQRAGVTDQLVIDAREVGAAFRAWPNTMSLLTPSFYSNAFGLTDLNSIDPDTSPADFLHTQHPNGEGYAKYLEAIVSHFQLPVRPGVKVTSVKKESARFIVQSEQGEIHADYVVWAAGQFFHPRDHDFPGAEHALHSSRVPDWSALEGDEFTVIGGYESGVDAALNLVHLGKSVRLISRGEPWASDDPDPSRSLSPRTLDRLRELLKTPEKAGLIEFVKNTTIKSIEKGPGFWTLRDQDEIPLATTTRPILANGFHNGLGIVSDHFEYDESNNPIFTEEADESTRTPGLFYSGPALVHRNALFCFIYKFRARFGVIAAEIATRLGLPEVEANLKTYADAGFMNRDLDCCTNCECAIDPDDAETPEPASFAQL; encoded by the coding sequence ATGAAAAAACATCTCCACATCACACACACCCGAGTCCTCATTGTCGGCGCTGGCCCAGCTGGACTGGGCGTATCGCTCGCACTGCAGCGCGCCGGAGTGACCGACCAACTTGTCATCGACGCGCGAGAAGTCGGAGCCGCGTTTCGCGCCTGGCCAAACACGATGTCCCTGCTGACGCCCTCGTTTTACTCGAACGCATTCGGCCTCACCGATCTGAACTCCATCGATCCCGACACCTCCCCGGCTGATTTTCTCCATACCCAGCACCCTAACGGAGAAGGCTACGCCAAGTATCTGGAAGCAATCGTTTCTCACTTTCAGCTTCCCGTCCGCCCGGGGGTGAAAGTCACTAGTGTGAAAAAGGAATCGGCTAGATTTATCGTGCAGTCCGAGCAAGGCGAGATTCATGCCGACTACGTGGTCTGGGCCGCCGGACAGTTCTTCCACCCGCGCGACCATGATTTCCCCGGAGCTGAACACGCCCTGCACAGCTCGCGCGTGCCAGATTGGTCGGCGCTTGAGGGTGACGAGTTCACCGTGATCGGAGGATACGAAAGTGGTGTTGATGCCGCCTTGAACCTAGTTCATCTGGGGAAATCCGTGCGTCTGATTTCGCGAGGTGAGCCGTGGGCGTCGGACGATCCTGATCCTTCACGTTCACTCAGTCCACGCACCCTGGATCGGCTCCGCGAGCTTCTGAAAACGCCCGAGAAAGCTGGGCTGATCGAGTTTGTGAAAAACACCACCATCAAGAGCATTGAAAAGGGCCCGGGCTTTTGGACCTTGCGTGACCAGGACGAGATACCGTTGGCAACAACCACTCGACCCATCCTCGCCAATGGCTTCCACAATGGTCTCGGAATCGTCTCCGACCACTTCGAATATGACGAATCAAACAACCCGATTTTCACCGAGGAAGCCGATGAATCGACACGGACTCCGGGACTCTTTTACAGCGGGCCTGCGCTCGTGCATCGCAACGCGCTCTTCTGCTTCATCTACAAATTCCGTGCACGCTTCGGAGTCATCGCCGCCGAGATTGCCACCCGACTGGGGCTACCGGAAGTCGAAGCAAACCTCAAAACCTACGCCGATGCCGGCTTTATGAATCGTGACCTCGACTGCTGCACCAACTGCGAGTGCGCGATCGATCCAGACGATGCCGAAACTCCAGAACCCGCCTCCTTTGCTCAGTTATGA
- the zigA gene encoding zinc metallochaperone GTPase ZigA yields the protein MNAKKELPVTVLSGFLGAGKTTLLNHLLRNREGKRIAVIVNDMSEVNIDADLIRSSDASLSQTEEKMVEMSNGCICCTLREDLLVEVGKLARENRFDHLVIESTGVSEPMPVAETFTFEDENGQSLGDIARLDTMVTVVDAPNFLHDYSSTESLDDRGEAVGDEDERSIVDLLTDQVDFANVILVNKTDLVSPEELNTVHGMIRALNPQAKVYDTQEAQIPLDAVIGTGLYDPDQASAQKGWLDSLVEHTPETEEYGISNFIYERRVPFHPERFYHCLQQEWPGVIRSKGVFWLATRLMHAGFWSQSGAVSRHQCAGYFWAAIPEEYWPDDRAHIERVWKGNNGDCRQEIVLIGRNMDQKALTDMLDACLLTETEIAMDRKKWTENMTDPFPEWDMKMLGY from the coding sequence ATGAATGCGAAAAAAGAACTACCCGTGACCGTCCTCTCCGGCTTCCTCGGAGCAGGAAAAACCACCCTACTCAACCACCTCCTACGCAACCGCGAGGGCAAGCGAATTGCCGTCATCGTCAATGACATGTCGGAGGTCAATATCGATGCCGACCTGATTCGCTCGAGCGACGCCTCGCTTTCCCAGACCGAGGAAAAAATGGTCGAGATGTCCAATGGATGCATCTGCTGCACCCTGCGTGAAGACCTCCTGGTGGAAGTGGGTAAGCTCGCGCGCGAGAACCGCTTCGATCACCTCGTCATCGAATCTACCGGTGTGTCCGAGCCGATGCCAGTTGCCGAGACCTTCACCTTCGAGGACGAAAATGGTCAGTCGCTCGGCGATATTGCCAGGCTCGATACCATGGTGACCGTGGTGGATGCGCCTAACTTCCTGCACGATTACAGCAGCACCGAGTCTCTCGATGACCGGGGCGAAGCGGTCGGCGATGAAGACGAGCGCAGCATTGTCGACCTGCTCACCGATCAAGTGGACTTCGCCAATGTCATTCTCGTCAACAAGACGGACCTCGTTTCCCCTGAGGAATTGAACACCGTTCACGGCATGATTCGCGCCCTCAACCCACAGGCGAAAGTCTACGATACCCAGGAAGCTCAAATCCCACTCGATGCCGTCATCGGCACCGGGCTCTATGATCCCGACCAGGCTTCCGCGCAAAAAGGCTGGCTCGATTCACTGGTCGAGCACACTCCGGAAACCGAGGAATACGGTATCTCTAACTTCATCTACGAACGCCGCGTCCCATTTCATCCCGAGCGCTTTTACCACTGCCTGCAACAAGAGTGGCCGGGAGTGATTCGTTCAAAAGGTGTCTTTTGGTTAGCGACTCGCCTGATGCATGCCGGTTTCTGGTCGCAGTCGGGAGCCGTCTCCCGCCACCAATGCGCCGGCTATTTTTGGGCGGCCATCCCCGAGGAATATTGGCCGGACGACCGGGCACACATCGAGCGCGTCTGGAAAGGCAACAACGGCGACTGCCGACAAGAAATCGTTCTCATCGGCAGAAACATGGATCAGAAAGCGCTGACAGACATGTTAGACGCATGCCTGCTCACGGAAACAGAGATCGCAATGGATCGAAAAAAGTGGACGGAAAACATGACAGACCCCTTCCCTGAATGGGACATGAAAATGTTAGGATACTAA